One segment of Pseudoalteromonas rubra DNA contains the following:
- the istB gene encoding IS21-like element helper ATPase IstB has protein sequence MYKQQVFDKLEGLGLSAAAKRLDSILSSPDSASRPVLDIVADLADAQDAENMRKKLERMLKNAKLKQSSACIEDIDYSPQRGIDKKLIESLCECSWIEKALIIILSGSAGAGKSWLACALANKAIREGFSALYKRCSFLYEEWEIAARDGSISKVRRQLKRPRVIILDDWGMTPLNARNRQDLLDMLEDRAGCGAMIITSQLPVEKWHEYIGEPTAADAIMDRIVHRAHIIQLHGESMRKLHSPIAEENS, from the coding sequence ATGTATAAACAGCAGGTATTCGACAAGCTGGAAGGTCTGGGCTTAAGCGCTGCGGCAAAAAGGTTAGACTCAATCCTTTCTTCTCCGGATAGTGCTTCTCGACCTGTACTGGATATTGTTGCTGATTTGGCTGACGCTCAAGATGCTGAAAATATGAGGAAAAAGCTAGAGCGTATGTTGAAAAACGCGAAGTTGAAACAATCCAGTGCATGTATAGAAGACATAGACTATAGCCCTCAAAGAGGTATTGATAAAAAGCTCATCGAATCTCTGTGTGAATGCTCATGGATTGAAAAAGCTCTGATTATTATATTGTCCGGTAGTGCAGGTGCAGGGAAAAGCTGGTTGGCATGTGCATTAGCGAATAAAGCGATCAGAGAAGGCTTTAGTGCTTTATATAAACGATGTAGCTTTTTATACGAAGAATGGGAAATTGCCGCAAGAGACGGCTCAATATCTAAGGTCCGTAGGCAGCTCAAGCGACCGCGAGTAATAATCCTGGACGATTGGGGGATGACTCCTTTGAATGCCCGAAATAGGCAGGACTTGCTTGATATGCTTGAAGACAGAGCAGGCTGCGGCGCAATGATCATCACTTCCCAACTACCGGTTGAAAAATGGCATGAGTATATTGGTGAACCAACTGCTGCGGATGCCATCATGGACCGTATTGTACACCGGGCCCATATCATTCAGTTGCATGGCGAATCAATGCGCAAGCTCCACTCTCCTATCGCGGAGGAGAACTCATGA
- a CDS encoding RHS repeat-associated core domain-containing protein, which produces MGVPENSRTLLHAIYERVKGSQTETFHYDANGNQTGATVLLNGVSQERTLTYSARNKVTQISQNGEVINFEYDANNRRYKRTEGSKTIYYVGALEIVDEGASGEFANQHYVRRSINGDAVQTYHPNGQASLQWLFTDHQGSVVAITDYAGKFLKRFSYDVFGKQSEIVRPPSSDTSYTQWSAATMGIFTRVPANSRSYTGHEPITLGGDNRIIHMNGRVYDADTGRFMQADPFVQAPSNLQNYNAYSYVLNNPLSYTDPSGYLFKKLLKGAMKATGTWQMLRAIGKVPWLNTVVTIGLNFIPGCQGWCAAAATAAYSAGSTFATTGSLNKGLTAGLTAAAMPGGGSAGAILASAAIGGVSSKLMGGNFGHGFFAAGLGAAAGNIGGGIRNPLGKIVVSAIVGGTVSKVTGGKFANGAFSAAFAAAMRADWGRKQKYDSSTSGSQNDGFVKNKKLASKATKYAQEMIMSIDATVSGSPEISQSDLLSYVESIENQWTGTYKNGDGDVLMLEVNLEVVESGGDISVLPCEKCGYRLVDGGLALVRGIALHGGNEMWFSKEYGGQYTAAHEFGHVLGFDHIGNHQLMSEGGGGGNVAKPSFSTIKALFENY; this is translated from the coding sequence GTGGGTGTCCCTGAAAACTCTCGAACTCTTTTACATGCCATCTATGAGCGGGTTAAAGGGTCACAGACCGAAACCTTCCATTACGATGCCAATGGTAATCAGACAGGTGCAACGGTCTTGCTCAATGGGGTGTCGCAGGAACGTACGCTGACCTACAGCGCCCGTAACAAGGTTACCCAAATCAGCCAAAATGGCGAGGTGATAAACTTTGAGTACGACGCTAATAATCGCCGTTATAAGCGCACAGAAGGCAGCAAAACCATCTACTATGTTGGCGCGCTGGAGATTGTGGATGAAGGTGCCAGTGGTGAATTTGCCAATCAGCATTATGTGCGTCGCAGCATTAACGGCGATGCGGTGCAGACGTATCACCCGAATGGGCAGGCCAGCCTGCAATGGCTGTTTACGGACCATCAGGGCTCAGTGGTGGCCATTACCGACTATGCCGGTAAGTTCCTCAAACGCTTTAGCTATGACGTATTTGGTAAACAAAGTGAGATAGTCAGACCGCCCAGCAGTGATACCAGCTACACTCAATGGTCCGCAGCTACAATGGGGATCTTTACCCGGGTGCCTGCGAACAGCCGCAGTTATACGGGCCATGAGCCCATTACGCTGGGCGGCGATAACCGCATCATTCATATGAATGGTCGAGTGTACGATGCAGATACGGGCAGGTTTATGCAGGCGGATCCTTTTGTTCAGGCGCCGAGTAATTTGCAGAACTATAACGCTTATTCTTATGTGTTGAATAATCCGCTATCTTATACGGATCCGAGTGGGTATTTGTTTAAGAAGCTTCTTAAGGGCGCAATGAAGGCGACGGGAACGTGGCAAATGCTTCGCGCTATTGGCAAGGTTCCTTGGCTCAACACCGTGGTCACCATTGGCCTCAACTTTATTCCAGGCTGTCAGGGTTGGTGTGCCGCTGCGGCAACTGCGGCATATAGTGCAGGCTCTACCTTTGCTACTACGGGAAGTTTAAATAAAGGATTAACCGCTGGTTTGACGGCTGCTGCTATGCCCGGAGGTGGAAGTGCCGGTGCGATACTTGCGAGTGCTGCGATTGGAGGTGTTTCATCTAAGTTGATGGGTGGTAACTTTGGTCACGGATTCTTTGCTGCTGGACTGGGTGCTGCTGCTGGAAACATTGGTGGAGGGATCAGAAATCCGCTCGGAAAAATTGTGGTAAGTGCGATTGTGGGTGGAACGGTTTCAAAAGTAACTGGCGGAAAGTTTGCTAATGGTGCGTTCAGTGCGGCTTTTGCTGCAGCGATGAGAGCGGATTGGGGGCGAAAACAAAAGTATGATAGCTCGACTTCGGGCTCTCAAAATGACGGCTTCGTAAAAAACAAAAAACTAGCTTCGAAAGCCACAAAGTATGCGCAAGAGATGATAATGTCGATTGATGCTACCGTCAGTGGCAGTCCAGAAATCAGTCAATCAGATTTATTGAGCTATGTCGAATCAATTGAGAATCAGTGGACGGGTACGTATAAAAATGGCGATGGAGATGTATTAATGTTGGAAGTTAACCTAGAAGTTGTTGAGTCAGGTGGAGATATAAGTGTCTTACCTTGTGAAAAGTGTGGATACCGGCTAGTAGATGGCGGGCTTGCGTTAGTTCGAGGCATAGCTCTTCATGGTGGGAATGAAATGTGGTTTAGTAAAGAATATGGTGGTCAGTATACTGCGGCTCATGAGTTTGGTCATGTCCTTGGGTTTGATCATATCGGTAATCATCAATTAATGTCTGAAGGAGGCGGAGGAGGGAATGTTGCTAAGCCAAGCTTCTCAACCATTAAAGCTCTATTTGAGAATTACTAA
- the istA gene encoding IS21 family transposase: MSYLKPLKRRRLVKLVLVTQHSNKKIAGIVGVSENTVKSYRLKCEQKSVKVEMVDDANDSELANIFGVGRKVSCSSLKCPPLDWVHDLMQERHQTLMQIWHSTRLQDPENFISYSQFTHRYRAYVKKLDISMRQTYSPGEVAFVDFAGKRIQIKDPESGKLTWVEIFVLVLGYSQYIFACAVNSQKTENFCLAQQKGFEFLGCVPRAIVPDNLKAAVIKAGKEPHLNAAYEEFADHHGTTIEPARVRKPKDKSLGELGVLLVTRWITVVLRRRTFFSIEELNKEIARLLVVLNNRPFKRFPGSRYQRFHEVERAAMQPLNSTAFEYGAWSYNRTVGKDYHVDIEGHFYSIPYQFRHEKVDVKVCADKVEIYQNHEHLTTHKRSFVVNGTTTNNDHRPFNHKKYAQMHKSFFLAWASGIGEGAIKVVSEQFKNKSDHSSKACQACEKLKVLENDFGVTRFEKACQCALRIHSPTYTSIKSILQCRIDEHEMVEEGGAGNLPEHSNIRGPEYYKGLRGSHV, from the coding sequence ATGAGTTATTTAAAGCCACTAAAGCGGCGCAGGCTGGTGAAGCTAGTTTTAGTAACGCAGCACTCGAATAAAAAAATTGCTGGTATAGTCGGTGTTTCAGAAAATACCGTTAAGAGCTACCGGCTGAAATGTGAGCAAAAGTCCGTCAAGGTAGAAATGGTGGATGATGCCAATGACAGCGAACTTGCAAACATATTTGGTGTAGGTCGAAAGGTTTCCTGTTCAAGTCTTAAGTGTCCACCTTTAGACTGGGTTCATGATTTGATGCAAGAAAGGCATCAAACACTGATGCAAATTTGGCACTCTACTCGCCTTCAGGATCCTGAAAACTTTATCAGTTATTCTCAGTTTACACATCGGTACCGAGCTTATGTGAAAAAGCTGGATATCAGTATGCGACAAACATATTCACCCGGGGAAGTTGCCTTTGTTGATTTCGCAGGAAAACGAATTCAGATAAAAGATCCTGAGTCGGGCAAGTTAACTTGGGTAGAGATTTTTGTCTTAGTCTTGGGCTACTCGCAGTATATCTTTGCGTGTGCAGTCAATTCACAGAAAACAGAAAACTTTTGCCTTGCACAGCAAAAAGGATTTGAGTTTTTAGGTTGTGTACCGAGAGCAATTGTCCCTGACAACTTAAAGGCTGCCGTTATTAAAGCGGGTAAAGAGCCGCATCTAAACGCAGCATACGAAGAGTTTGCAGATCATCACGGAACGACGATTGAGCCTGCCAGAGTTAGAAAGCCGAAGGATAAATCACTAGGAGAGCTTGGCGTGTTGCTTGTAACCCGGTGGATTACAGTCGTTTTACGAAGAAGAACCTTCTTTAGCATTGAGGAGCTAAACAAGGAAATTGCTCGGTTACTTGTTGTGTTAAACAATCGACCGTTTAAACGATTTCCGGGTAGCAGGTATCAACGGTTTCACGAGGTAGAGAGAGCAGCGATGCAGCCGCTAAATAGCACGGCGTTTGAGTATGGGGCATGGAGTTATAACCGTACAGTCGGAAAAGATTATCATGTCGATATTGAAGGGCATTTCTACTCAATACCTTATCAGTTCAGACATGAAAAAGTGGATGTGAAAGTTTGTGCCGACAAGGTTGAGATCTATCAAAACCATGAGCACCTGACCACTCATAAACGCAGCTTTGTAGTAAATGGAACGACAACAAACAATGACCACAGACCATTTAACCATAAAAAGTATGCCCAGATGCACAAATCATTCTTTCTCGCTTGGGCATCCGGAATTGGTGAAGGGGCTATTAAAGTCGTCTCTGAACAATTCAAAAATAAGAGTGACCATTCGTCAAAGGCCTGTCAGGCCTGTGAAAAATTGAAAGTACTTGAGAACGATTTTGGGGTGACACGTTTTGAAAAAGCGTGTCAATGTGCATTAAGAATACACTCGCCAACTTACACAAGCATCAAGTCAATCCTACAGTGCCGCATCGATGAGCACGAAATGGTGGAGGAAGGGGGCGCGGGCAACCTGCCGGAGCATTCTAACATCAGAGGCCCAGAGTATTACAAAGGCCTAAGGGGGTCTCATGTATAA
- a CDS encoding DUF4365 domain-containing protein, with protein MKIKNSANTDRIGVQITGGLFEIAGYIFREQSVSDYGIDAQIEVVQDGEVTGKLIALQIKSGKSQFKEKTAEGYIFRGDREHLDYWLNHSLPVLVVLCDIDNKVCYWQAVTAQSITRTRKSWKMLVPFYQRINPGMDVDLKRLVDIFPVHKSFTVSDIDDVSHGTAKRYSLSIILNKEHTQAEIIDVVRSATKEAQNFDYHRSSSLGEHWRLQSAHVVWLHIYPSAEDAKNNNFLCSTEWISEALSESARPMSQGGECIGDDIKISWNNAYLQFSVYNAIHTMNKGDFIKSVLELTEKTKIIMATTIELLEQFNRSDISTAEWVDAMALKYDGMNDVYMEGISLGLSPFECKDLSIKFQCLIASAHNVHILFNMIDKYTIEQLKFNVNRQIELYSNDLLGFDFELDKVRR; from the coding sequence ATGAAAATTAAAAATAGTGCAAATACCGATCGAATTGGTGTGCAAATTACAGGCGGTCTTTTTGAAATAGCTGGTTATATTTTTAGAGAACAGAGCGTAAGTGATTATGGAATTGATGCGCAAATTGAAGTGGTTCAAGACGGAGAAGTAACGGGGAAACTGATCGCGCTCCAAATTAAGTCAGGTAAGTCTCAGTTCAAAGAAAAAACAGCTGAAGGATACATATTTAGGGGGGATAGAGAGCACCTTGATTACTGGCTAAATCACTCACTACCGGTATTGGTTGTACTATGTGATATCGATAACAAAGTTTGTTATTGGCAGGCCGTGACAGCTCAAAGCATTACCAGGACAAGGAAAAGCTGGAAAATGTTGGTTCCATTCTATCAGCGTATAAACCCAGGTATGGATGTGGATCTAAAAAGACTCGTTGACATATTTCCTGTTCATAAAAGCTTCACTGTTTCGGACATAGATGACGTTAGTCACGGAACGGCAAAAAGATATTCGCTAAGTATTATTTTAAATAAAGAGCATACTCAAGCCGAGATAATCGACGTGGTTCGAAGTGCTACAAAAGAAGCTCAGAATTTTGATTATCATAGGTCTTCATCACTTGGCGAACATTGGAGGCTGCAATCAGCCCATGTTGTTTGGTTGCATATTTACCCCAGTGCAGAGGATGCCAAAAATAACAATTTTTTATGTAGCACGGAATGGATTTCTGAAGCTCTGTCTGAAAGCGCTCGCCCTATGAGTCAAGGGGGAGAGTGTATAGGTGATGATATCAAGATAAGTTGGAACAATGCGTATTTGCAGTTCTCAGTATACAACGCTATCCATACCATGAATAAAGGAGATTTCATTAAGTCAGTTTTAGAGCTCACAGAGAAGACGAAAATTATTATGGCGACTACGATAGAGCTGCTAGAACAATTTAATAGGAGTGACATATCAACCGCTGAGTGGGTGGATGCAATGGCACTAAAATATGACGGTATGAATGATGTCTACATGGAAGGAATAAGTTTAGGGTTGTCGCCATTTGAATGCAAAGACCTAAGTATTAAATTCCAGTGCTTGATCGCAAGCGCGCACAACGTACATATTCTTTTTAATATGATAGACAAGTACACCATTGAGCAGTTGAAATTCAACGTCAATAGGCAGATTGAGTTGTATTCAAATGACCTTTTGGGTTTTGACTTTGAGCTTGATAAAGTGAGGCGCTGA
- a CDS encoding transposase, whose amino-acid sequence MPMARKKQVSLSDTKYYHCISRCVRRAFLCGNDRVTGKSYEHRRDWVEEKLLTLAKVFCIDVCGYAVMSNHTHIVLYVDDKKAQRLTDKAIVLRWHKLFKGNWLTHKFINGDALSESERNMLDGDIREFRIRLASISWFMRVLNEDIARKANKEDGCTGRFWEGRFKSQALLDEAALAACLAYVDLNPVRAKMAATPETSDYTSIKKRIEYARQGKQPKSLLRFAGNPRKHMPKGLPFELTYYIQLVELTGRCMRADKRGCISDSQPLLTRLQIEPDSWLKLTTQFTKVFHGAVGRKQAMTDYCEHLHKKRRTNLTQCERLLG is encoded by the coding sequence ATGCCAATGGCAAGGAAGAAGCAGGTCAGCTTATCAGACACTAAGTACTACCACTGCATATCCCGGTGTGTTCGCCGGGCATTTCTGTGCGGCAACGACCGCGTCACGGGCAAGTCTTATGAACATCGGCGAGACTGGGTTGAGGAAAAATTACTGACCCTTGCGAAGGTGTTTTGCATTGATGTGTGTGGCTACGCGGTGATGAGCAATCACACGCATATCGTGCTGTATGTAGATGATAAGAAAGCGCAGAGGTTAACAGATAAAGCAATCGTTCTTCGCTGGCATAAGTTGTTTAAGGGCAACTGGTTGACGCACAAATTCATCAATGGTGATGCGCTGAGCGAGTCAGAGCGCAATATGCTTGATGGAGACATAAGAGAGTTCAGAATACGCCTTGCGAGCATCAGCTGGTTCATGCGGGTGTTGAATGAAGACATTGCCCGCAAGGCCAATAAAGAAGATGGTTGTACAGGCCGGTTTTGGGAAGGGCGATTTAAGTCACAGGCCTTACTGGATGAAGCGGCACTGGCAGCGTGTCTAGCTTATGTTGACCTGAACCCAGTCAGAGCCAAAATGGCAGCGACACCGGAAACGTCTGATTATACTAGCATTAAAAAGCGTATTGAGTATGCACGACAAGGAAAGCAGCCTAAGAGCTTACTACGCTTTGCTGGTAACCCAAGAAAACACATGCCCAAAGGATTGCCCTTTGAGCTGACTTATTACATACAGCTGGTTGAGCTAACAGGCCGATGCATGCGTGCAGATAAGCGAGGTTGTATCAGTGATAGCCAGCCACTGCTGACACGATTGCAAATAGAGCCGGATAGCTGGCTCAAACTAACTACGCAGTTCACAAAGGTGTTTCATGGCGCGGTAGGGCGAAAGCAAGCGATGACAGATTACTGTGAGCACCTTCACAAAAAGCGACGCACCAACCTGACTCAGTGCGAGCGATTACTGGGTTAA
- a CDS encoding tyrosine-type recombinase/integrase, with protein sequence MNPRINSATRQLLDRNDQYRMADGLSLMTIDKQRNNHELFFAWLHAQGIESAEQVTKACFEQYKVYLCRHISPKTHAQLNATTRRKRAADIRTLFKELAYTGLITEDPLVSARISKAPRPVVTAFLSEEEIEWLMYQTRAYGLTGLRDRAILECYYGTAARRMEAGKLQLQDVRTDSDKCAILVRKGKGGKGRYTPLYPRTVSWLNAYLNFARPKLAKLNSGTHFFLDNQGKPFNASQLSRLVKKYLLMAGLDVGAACNVLRHSAATHLLQHGADVRCIQEYLGHADISTTQVYLTVTQVQLRETLSRCHPAARSQAVADSKLHDYIREDV encoded by the coding sequence ATGAACCCTCGAATTAACAGCGCCACACGACAGCTGCTTGATCGTAACGATCAGTACAGGATGGCCGATGGGTTGTCGCTGATGACCATTGACAAGCAGCGCAATAATCATGAGCTGTTCTTTGCCTGGCTGCACGCTCAGGGCATTGAAAGTGCGGAGCAGGTAACGAAAGCTTGTTTCGAGCAATACAAGGTCTACTTGTGTCGTCATATTAGCCCGAAAACACATGCACAGCTGAATGCCACAACGCGACGAAAACGTGCAGCAGACATTCGCACATTGTTCAAAGAGCTGGCCTATACGGGGCTCATTACTGAAGATCCTCTGGTGAGCGCCAGAATATCTAAGGCACCACGGCCCGTCGTGACCGCCTTTCTGAGCGAAGAAGAAATTGAATGGTTAATGTATCAGACCCGGGCATACGGCCTCACCGGCTTGCGCGATAGAGCCATTTTGGAGTGTTACTACGGCACTGCTGCACGACGTATGGAAGCCGGAAAGTTGCAGTTACAGGACGTACGGACTGACTCAGACAAATGCGCCATACTGGTCAGGAAAGGCAAAGGTGGTAAAGGTCGCTACACCCCTTTGTATCCCAGAACGGTATCCTGGCTGAACGCTTATCTGAACTTTGCCAGACCAAAGCTGGCGAAGCTGAATTCGGGGACTCACTTCTTTTTGGATAACCAGGGAAAACCGTTTAATGCGTCACAGCTAAGCAGGCTGGTAAAAAAGTATCTGTTGATGGCGGGTCTTGACGTTGGGGCTGCCTGTAATGTACTCCGGCATTCGGCCGCCACTCACTTGCTACAGCACGGGGCGGATGTGCGGTGTATTCAGGAGTACCTCGGACATGCCGACATTTCAACAACTCAGGTCTATCTGACCGTTACTCAGGTGCAATTAAGGGAAACGCTTAGCCGATGTCACCCGGCGGCCAGGTCGCAGGCAGTGGCAGACAGCAAGCTACATGACTATATCAGGGAAGATGTGTAG
- a CDS encoding Fic family protein, with protein sequence MIKHPPHLTHTDPLTWITEHAPKELSRYFDHASVVDDKGRYLHYDELRFRLPKGLELDIAWSLIKKARSKQLSPVLPLDEPERQARFYLTPTMQKAISEADRHATSASLEYMCSKVGEEKHFEYLLNDLIEDEAISSSQLEGAATTTKVAKDLLKRARKPRTPDEKMIIGNFKMMQFAWQNRHKRLSIDLIQSMHQIGVESIDDEKYHPGAFRQTDDVEVADAEGNTVHTPPPANRIHERLEQFIAWVNQDHQDVESSHYLHPLIKAIVMHFVIGFEHPFRDGNGRVARSLFYWYMFKNDYAAFRYIAISVLLKAAPIQYGKSYLYTETDDLDLTYFIDYQCKIVGRAIGEFKHAYENNLRESEAFTRWLWDSGLFSKLSDKQKTLFMVAKSGKTKQFTAVNVKENLGCSYNTARDALNGLVELNLFEKEKAGKEWVFTMRSKTAIIESWG encoded by the coding sequence ATGATTAAGCATCCACCGCATTTGACTCACACTGATCCACTGACCTGGATCACTGAGCATGCCCCTAAAGAGCTCTCCCGTTATTTTGATCACGCCTCCGTGGTTGATGACAAGGGGCGCTATCTGCACTATGACGAATTACGGTTTCGTCTGCCAAAAGGGCTGGAACTGGACATTGCCTGGAGCCTTATCAAGAAAGCCAGAAGTAAACAGCTGAGCCCCGTACTGCCACTGGATGAACCCGAGCGGCAGGCCCGCTTCTATCTGACACCGACCATGCAAAAGGCAATCTCAGAAGCTGACAGGCATGCAACCAGTGCCTCACTCGAGTATATGTGCAGTAAAGTAGGCGAAGAAAAACACTTTGAATATCTGCTTAATGACCTAATCGAGGACGAAGCCATTAGTAGCAGCCAACTGGAAGGGGCTGCGACCACAACAAAAGTGGCAAAAGATCTGCTCAAGCGAGCAAGAAAGCCAAGGACGCCAGACGAGAAAATGATCATTGGCAATTTTAAAATGATGCAATTTGCCTGGCAAAACCGCCACAAACGGTTGTCCATTGACCTTATTCAGTCCATGCACCAAATCGGTGTGGAGTCGATAGATGATGAAAAATACCACCCCGGCGCGTTCAGGCAGACAGATGATGTTGAAGTGGCTGATGCTGAGGGCAACACGGTACACACCCCGCCGCCAGCCAACCGAATTCACGAGCGGCTGGAGCAGTTTATTGCCTGGGTAAATCAGGACCATCAGGATGTCGAAAGCAGTCACTATTTACATCCACTTATTAAAGCAATCGTTATGCACTTTGTGATTGGCTTTGAGCACCCATTCAGGGATGGAAATGGCCGAGTAGCGCGCTCGTTATTTTACTGGTACATGTTCAAAAATGACTATGCGGCATTCAGGTATATAGCCATCAGCGTGCTACTTAAAGCAGCCCCTATCCAATATGGAAAAAGCTACTTATACACTGAAACGGATGACCTGGATCTAACCTACTTCATTGACTATCAGTGCAAAATTGTAGGTCGTGCGATTGGCGAATTTAAGCATGCCTATGAGAATAACCTGAGAGAGTCTGAAGCGTTCACCCGCTGGCTATGGGACTCGGGCCTGTTCAGTAAGCTCAGTGACAAACAAAAAACGCTGTTTATGGTGGCAAAAAGCGGTAAGACCAAGCAGTTTACAGCGGTTAATGTGAAAGAAAACCTGGGCTGCTCATACAATACCGCACGAGATGCCTTAAACGGCCTGGTTGAGCTGAACTTGTTTGAAAAAGAAAAAGCAGGCAAGGAGTGGGTATTCACAATGCGCAGCAAAACAGCAATTATTGAGAGCTGGGGGTAA
- a CDS encoding ATP-binding protein, whose amino-acid sequence MPVFEAVVNSIHSIEEKGNTGQGKITLTIIREPQGEIDIGVGSCAPILGFKVSDNGCGFNNVNFNSFQTLDSDHKIDKGCRGVGRLLWLKAFDQVSVSSVFSEQGSFSYREFAFNSSKGVHDDKVTSSEQNQTGSVITLNEFDKAYRKAVPSGTKTIANALLEHCLWYFVREGGVPQIFVEDGSEIVSLYELFDDHMHSQAAHDQIEILGETFELTHIKFRASVNKKHQLSLCAANRLVKEEGIQGKLPGLYQKISDDSGEFVYTCYVSSRFLDDNVRAERTSFEIAESFDGLFADQELSLKVIREGVLKRAQSYLEDVLEKNISAGKRRVDEYIVTQAPRYRPITNYIEEKDLIIDPDKSDKDVELHLHEQWYAVERQLLCEGQQIMTPKRNEQAEEYEERIQSYLQKVEDLKKSDLANYVSHRKVIIDLLEKSIERTSDGKYAKEEIIHELIMPMRKDSSEVFLDSCNLWLVDERLAFHNYLASDKPLSTMPIVDTDSGKEPDLLAMNIYDNPMLVSDKKSMPLASITVVEIKRPMRNDVKAGEDKDPIEQALGYLERVRDGETKTPQGRPIPNASDIPGYCYVIADLTPSLLKRCKMLDLQVTHDHLGYFGYNKGFKTYIEVISFDRLVNMAKERNKAFFDKLGLPMS is encoded by the coding sequence ATGCCAGTATTTGAGGCGGTTGTTAACTCTATTCACTCTATTGAAGAAAAAGGTAATACAGGCCAAGGCAAAATTACTCTAACCATTATCCGTGAACCACAAGGAGAGATAGATATTGGTGTTGGGTCGTGTGCGCCTATTCTTGGATTTAAGGTCTCAGACAATGGCTGTGGATTCAACAACGTAAACTTTAACTCCTTTCAGACCTTAGACTCTGACCATAAGATAGATAAAGGGTGTCGTGGTGTTGGCCGCTTATTGTGGCTTAAGGCATTTGACCAAGTAAGTGTATCAAGCGTCTTTTCTGAACAAGGCAGTTTTAGCTACCGTGAGTTCGCTTTTAATAGTAGTAAAGGTGTACATGACGATAAGGTTACATCATCAGAGCAGAATCAAACTGGCTCTGTAATAACACTTAATGAGTTTGATAAGGCGTACAGAAAAGCAGTCCCATCAGGTACTAAAACAATTGCCAATGCCCTTCTAGAGCATTGTCTGTGGTACTTTGTTCGTGAAGGTGGTGTGCCTCAGATCTTTGTTGAAGATGGTTCAGAAATCGTCAGTCTATATGAGTTGTTTGATGATCACATGCACTCGCAAGCAGCGCATGATCAGATTGAAATTCTTGGTGAGACGTTTGAGCTAACACACATCAAGTTCAGGGCTTCGGTTAATAAGAAGCACCAACTGTCTTTATGTGCTGCTAACCGCTTGGTAAAAGAAGAAGGAATTCAAGGCAAACTTCCGGGTCTTTATCAGAAGATCTCTGATGACTCTGGAGAGTTTGTTTATACCTGTTACGTATCGTCTAGGTTCTTGGACGACAACGTTCGGGCAGAACGAACGTCATTTGAAATAGCGGAAAGTTTTGATGGTCTCTTTGCTGACCAAGAGCTTTCACTAAAAGTAATTCGTGAAGGTGTTCTTAAGAGAGCACAATCTTATCTTGAAGATGTCCTAGAAAAGAATATCTCAGCGGGTAAGCGCAGAGTTGACGAGTACATCGTGACCCAAGCTCCTCGTTATCGTCCAATTACCAACTACATCGAAGAAAAAGACCTGATTATTGATCCGGATAAGTCTGATAAAGACGTTGAGTTACACCTTCATGAGCAGTGGTATGCCGTAGAGCGTCAGCTGCTATGCGAAGGTCAGCAAATTATGACTCCTAAGCGGAATGAGCAAGCGGAAGAGTATGAAGAACGTATCCAGAGCTATTTACAAAAAGTAGAAGACTTGAAAAAGTCCGACCTAGCTAATTACGTATCGCATCGTAAAGTGATAATCGATTTGCTAGAAAAGTCTATCGAGCGCACTTCTGATGGCAAGTATGCCAAAGAAGAAATCATCCATGAGCTAATTATGCCGATGAGAAAAGACTCGAGTGAAGTATTCTTAGACTCTTGCAACCTATGGTTAGTTGATGAACGTCTAGCATTTCACAACTATTTAGCATCCGATAAACCACTGTCTACTATGCCTATTGTAGATACTGACAGCGGTAAAGAACCTGATTTACTGGCTATGAACATCTACGATAATCCAATGCTCGTATCGGATAAAAAGTCGATGCCGCTTGCTTCAATTACCGTGGTCGAAATAAAACGTCCTATGCGTAATGATGTTAAGGCTGGAGAAGATAAAGACCCTATTGAGCAAGCTCTTGGCTACCTAGAGCGAGTGAGAGATGGTGAAACGAAAACACCTCAAGGTCGTCCTATTCCAAATGCTAGTGACATTCCGGGTTATTGCTATGTGATTGCAGACCTCACTCCCTCTTTGCTTAAGAGATGTAAGATGCTAGACCTTCAAGTGACTCATGACCATCTAGGTTACTTCGGTTACAACAAAGGCTTTAAAACATATATCGAAGTTATTTCGTTTGATCGCTTAGTTAACATGGCGAAAGAGCGTAATAAGGCATTCTTTGACAAGCTTGGCTTACCAATGAGTTAG